The Euphorbia lathyris chromosome 2, ddEupLath1.1, whole genome shotgun sequence genome includes a window with the following:
- the LOC136216870 gene encoding multiple C2 domain and transmembrane region protein 5-like, translating into MSNLKLGVEVVSAHDLMPKDGQGSASAFVELHFDNQRFRTTTKEKDLNPVWNESLYFNISDPNNLPNLNLEAYVYNHGKENNSKSFLGKVRLTGTSFVAHSDAVVLHYPLEKRGILSRVKGELGLKVFVTDNPAIRSSNPLPAMDSSFYTDSRSNQASVAEQQIRNSNETRHTFHHLPNVSQQQQQQQHQQQQQQQQQQQQQQHFSPAVAQQTMNYGTNEMRSGPPPGPRIVRMYSDASSQPADYSLKETSPFLGGGQIVGGRVIRGDRLSSTYDLVEQMRYLYVRVVKARDLPSKDMTGSLDPYVEVRVGNYKGITKHFEKQQNPEWNEVFAFARERMQSSVLEVVVKDKDLVKDDFAGIVRFDMNEIPSRVPPDSPLAPEWYRLEDKKGEKGRGELMLAVWYGTQADEAFPDAWHSDAVTPSDSSSTISTHIRSKVYHSPRLWYVRVNVIEAQDLMVHERNRFPDAYVKVQIGNQVLKTKMVQTRTMNPVWNEDLMFVAAEPFEDHLILTVEDRVGPNKDESIGKVVVPLNSVERRADDRMIHSRWFHLEKSISAAMDEHQLKKDKFSSRLHLRIALDGGYHVLDESTHYSSDLRPTAKQLWRPSIGVLELGILNAEGLHPMKTRDGKGTSDTYCVAKYGQKWIRTRTIINSLSPKYNEQYTWEVYDPATVLTIGVFDNSHIGGSNGNRDAKIGKVRIRLSTLETGRVYTHTYPLLVLHPSGVKKMGELHLAIRFSYTSLSNMLFLYTKPLLPKMHYVRPLSVMQQDMLRHQAVNIVAARLSRAEPPLRKEIVEYMSDADSHLWSMRRSKANFFRLMSVFSGLFAVGKWSGEVCMWKNPITTVLVHLLFVMLVCFPELILPTVFLYMFLIGLWNYRFRPRYPPHMNTRISCAEAVHPDELDEEFDTFPTTRNPEVVRMRYDRLRSVAGRIQTVVGDVATQGERIQALLSWRDPRASAIFVIFCLTAAIVLYATPFQVLALGAGFYSMRHPRFRHRTPSPPINFFRRLPARTDSML; encoded by the coding sequence ATGAGTAATCTCAAGCTAGGAGTGGAAGTTGTGAGTGCCCATGATCTGATGCCAAAAGATGGGCAAGGCTCAGCTAGTGCTTTTGTGGAGCTTCATTTTGATAATCAGAGATTCCGTACAACGACAAAAGAGAAAGATCTGAACCCTGTTTGGAATGAGAGTTTGTACTTCAATATTTCTGATCCAAACAACCTACCAAACCTCAATCTTGAAGCTTATGTATATAACCATGGCAAAGAAAACAACTCCAAATCATTTCTTGGCAAGGTTCGTCTCACTGGAACGTCGTTTGTGGCTCATTCTGATGCAGTTGTTCTGCATTACCCTCTTGAAAAACGAGGAATCCTTTCTCGTGTCAAAGGAGAGCTTGGTCTCAAAGTATTTGTTACTGATAACCCTGCAATAAGATCCTCAAACCCTCTTCCTGCAATGGACTCTTCTTTTTATACAGATTCTCGTTCAAACCAAGCTTCGGTTGCTGAACAACAGATTCGAAACTCAAATGAGACAAGGCATACATTTCATCACCTTCCAAACGTCAGCcaacagcagcagcagcagcaacatCAGCAGCAACAACAGcaacagcagcagcagcagcagcagcaacatTTTTCACCAGCAGTAGCCCAACAGACAATGAATTATGGGACTAATGAGATGAGATCAGGTCCTCCTCCTGGTCCGAGAATTGTTCGGATGTACTCTGATGCTTCATCACAGCCTGCTGATTATTCACTTAAAGAGACGAGTCCGTTCCTTGGAGGGGGGCAGATTGTTGGAGGTAGAGTCATACGTGGAGATAGGCTTTCGAGCACTTATGATCTTGTTGAACAGATGAGGTACCTTTATGTACGAGTTGTAAAAGCTCGTGACCTTCCCTCGAAGGATATGACGGGGAGCCTTGATCCGTATGTTGAAGTGAGAGTTGGGAACTATAAAGGGATTACAAAACATTTTGAGAAGCAGCAAAACCCTGAGTGGAATGAAGTGTTTGCCTTTGCAAGGGAACGGATGCAGTCGTCGGTGCTGGAAGTTGTGGTCAAGGATAAGGATCTCGTGAAGGATGATTTCGCTGGCATTGTAAGATTTGACATGAATGAGATTCCATCAAGGGTTCCGCCTGATAGTCCGTTGGCTCCAGAATGGTATCGGCTCGAAGATAAGAAAGGAGAGAAAGGTAGAGGAGAGCTGATGCTTGCTGTCTGGTACGGTACTCAAGCTGACGAAGCATTCCCTGATGCTTGGCATTCTGATGCTGTTACTCCTTCTGATAGTTCCTCTACCATCTCCACGCATATTCGCTCGAAAGTTTACCATTCTCCGAGATTATGGTATGTTCGTGTTAATGTGATCGAGGCTCAAGACCTTATGGTTCACGAAAGGAATCGATTCCCAGATGCTTATGTTAAGGTACAGATTGGTAACCAGGTATTGAAGACAAAGATGGTCCAAACTCGGACAATGAATCCTGTATGGAATGAAGATTTAATGTTCGTGGCTGCTGAGCCCTTTGAAGATCATCTGATCCTTACGGTTGAAGATCGTGTTGGCCCCAACAAAGATGAGAGCATAGGCAAGGTTGTTGTACCATTGAACTCTGTGGAGAGGCGTGCAGATGACCGAATGATCCATAGTCGGTGGTTCCACCTTGAAAAGTCTATCTCAGCTGCCATGGATGAGCATCAATTGAAGAAAGATAAGTTCTCTAGCAGACTCCACCTTCGTATCGCGCTTGATGGAGGGTACCATGTGCTTGATGAGTCAACTCATTACAGTAGCGATCTTCGACCAACGGCCAAGCAGctttggaggccatcaataggTGTGTTGGAGCTTGGTATTCTGAATGCTGAAGGACTCCATCCAATGAAAACAAGGGATGGAAAAGGCACGTCAGACACATACTGTGTAGCAAAATACGGACAGAAATGGATTCGGACTCGAACCATAATCAACAGTCTTAGCCCGAAATACAACGAACAGTACACTTGGGAAGTGTATGATCCTGCAACAGTTCTTACAATCGGAGTTTTCGATAACAGCCATATCGGTGGTTCAAATGGTAACAGAGATGCGAAAATTGGCAAGGTTCGGATACGACTCTCTACTCTTGAAACTGGCCGCGTTTATACACACACGTACCCGTTGCTAGTGCTTCATCCTTCTGGTGTGAAGAAGATGGGTGAATTGCATCTAGCAATCAGATTCTCCTACACATCACTTTCAAACATGTTGTTTCTCTACACAAAGCCGCTTTTACCGAAAATGCACTATGTAAGGCCGTTGAGTGTTATGCAGCAGGACATGCTGAGACATCAAGCTGTCAACATAGTGGCAGCTAGGCTAAGTCGGGCTGAACCGCCGCTTAGGAAAGAAATCGTGGAGTACATGTCTGATGCAGATTCTCATCTGTGGAGCATGAGGCGAAGCAAGGCGAACTTCTTCAGGCTAATGTCCGTTTTCTCCGGACTATTCGCTGTTGGAAAATGGTCCGGAGAAGTTTGTATGTGGAAAAATCCTATCACAACAGTGCTAGTACACCTCCTCTTTGTGATGCTTGTGTGTTTCCCAGAGCTGATCCTGCCTACTGTGTTCCTCTACATGTTCCTAATAGGCCTATGGAACTATCGGTTTCGCCCGAGATACCCTCCACATATGAACACAAGGATTTCTTGTGCAGAAGCTGTGCATCCTGATGAACTTGATGAGGAGTTTGATACATTTCCTACTACTCGTAACCCTGAGGTAGTCCGAATGAGGTATGATCGGTTAAGGAGCGTGGCAGGGCGGATTCAGACAGTGGTGGGGGATGTAGCTACACAAGGAGAAAGGATTCAGGCACTGCTGAGTTGGAGGGATCCTCGGGCCTCGGCTATATTCGTGATATTCTGTCTAACAGCTGCAATTGTATTGTATGCAACACCATTTCAGGTTCTTGCTCTTGGTGCTGGTTTTTATTCCATGAGACATCCAAGGTTCAGGCACAGAACACCATCTCCACCTATCAACTTCTTCCGTCGTCTGCCGGCCAGGACAGACAGTATGTTGTAA